One window of Bos javanicus breed banteng chromosome 1, ARS-OSU_banteng_1.0, whole genome shotgun sequence genomic DNA carries:
- the CEP97 gene encoding centrosomal protein of 97 kDa isoform X1 has product MAAACAAAALPPGEGSVVNWSGQGLQKLSPNLPCEADIHTLILDKNQIIKLENLEKCKRLVQLSVANNRLVRMMGVAKLTQLRVLNLPHNSIGYVEGLKELVHLEWLNLAGNNLKAMEQINTCTSLQHLDLSDNNIPQIGDLSKLVSLKTLLLHGNIITSLRMAPAYLPRCLAILSLAENEIRDLNEVSFLASLTELEQLSIMNNPCVMATPSIPGFDYRPYIVSWCLSLRVLDGYMISQKESLKAEWLYSQGKGRAYRPGQHIQLVQYLATVCPLTSTLGLQTAEDAKLEKILSKQRFHQRQLMNQSHNEESSPVESRASLVPEHSSPIQDGQVVPESEPVIQVNSWVGISSHDDQSHAVKNNFPTPVHTARYSRNDLHLEDIQTDEDKLNCSLLSSESTFMPVASGLSPVSPTVELRLQGINLSLEDAAAADESVKGPENQDLSNKEEEKALGAANENSVQMTKSEVGTEINEKDGLLPCPEPTVTSAGLKDHTHSLTSFPESVGRNVFHTQPDSEEARSQTASEKVPCRLLTQKSVPLGQDKVALQKLNEAATKLQACWRGFYARNYNPQARDVRYEIRLRRMQEHIVCLTGEIRRLKKERDEERIQKFVQEEAVRFLWNQVRSLQAWQQTVDQHLSSCHIDVPPISSTLVPSKPPLFTQSQQPSSDQNSDWFIAPDEAPQEKSLPEFPDSGFHSSLTEQVHSLQDSLDFEKSSTEGSESSTMGNSIDTVKYGKESDVGDVSEEHGEWGKEGSNNEQDNSLLEQYLTSVQQLDDADERRHFDEGMGDSKLHLPRSPERLDVLSDSASIDVAQGVSPALQYEVSQTPENCELNAEVQGQQSERDSTFQVLHVGIIV; this is encoded by the exons ATGGCGGCGGCGTGTGCCGCCGCGGCTTTGCCTCCTGGAGAAG GATCAGTGGTCAATTGGTCAGGGCAAGGGCTACAGAAATTAAGCCCAAACTTACCCTGTGAAGCTGATATTCATACTTTGATTCTGGATAAAAATCAGATTATTAAATTGGAAAATCTTGAGAAATGCAAACGATTAGTACAG TTGTCAGTGGCTAATAATAGGCTGGTGCGGATGATGGGTGTAGCCAAACTGACCCAACTCAGGGTGTTAAATTTGCCTCATAATAGCATTGGCTATGTGGAAGGCCTAAAGGAACTAGTTCATTTGGAATGGCTGAATTTGGCAGGAAATAATCTCAAg GCCATGGAACAAATCAACACCTGCACCTCTCTACAACATCTCGATTTATCAGACAATAACATACCCCAGATAGGTGATCTATCTAAATTGGTATCACTGAAG ACCCTGCTGTTACATGGAAATATCATCACCTCTCTTAGAATGGCACCTGCTTATCTACCCAGATGTCTTGCTATACTTTCTTTGGCAGAAAATGAAATCCGGGACTTAAATGAG GTCTCTTTTCTGGCATCCTTAACTGAACTGGAACAGTTGTCAATCATGAACAATCCATGTGTGATGGCAACACCTTCCATCCCAGGGTTCGACTATCGGCCATACATCGTCAGCTGGTGCCTAAGCCTCCGAGTCCTAGATGGATACATGATTTCTCAGAAGGAAAG TTTAAAAGCTGAATGGCTGTATAGTCAAGGCAAGGGGAGAGCATATCGGCCTGGCCAGCACATCCAGCTTGTCCAGTATCTGGCTACAGTCTGTCCTCTCACTTCTACGCTGGGCCTTCAAACTGCAGAGGATGCCAAGCTAGAGAAGATTCTGAGCAAGCAGAG ATTTCACCAGAGGCAGTTAATGAACCAGAGCCACAATGAAGAGTCGTCTCCTGTTGAATCAAGGGCATCCCTTGTGCCAGAGCATTCCAGCCCCATTCAAGATGGCCAGGTTGTCCCAGAAAGCG aaccCGTCATCCAagtcaattcttgggttgggataAGCAGTCATGATGACCAATCACATGCTGTTAAGAATAACTTTCCAACCCCTGTACACACTGCAAGATATTCTCGAAATGACCTGCATCTGGAAGACATCCAGACCGATGAGGACAAGTTAAATTGCAGTCTCCTCTCTTCAGAGTCTACTTTTATGCCAGTTGCATCAGGACTGTCTCCAGTATCACCTACAGTGGAGCTGAGGCTGCAAGGCATTAACTTAAGCctagaagatgctgctgctgcagatGAATCTGTGAAAGGGCCTGAAAACCAGGACTTATCAaacaaggaagaggaaaaggcttTGGGGGCTGCAAATGAGAATTCTGTTCAGATGACAAAAAGTGAAGTTGGTACAGAGATAAATGAGAAAGATGGACTGTTACCTTGTCCTGAGCCAACAGTCACCAGTGCTGGCTTGAAGGATCACACCCACAGTCTTACGTCTTTTCCTGAGTCAGTTGGACGCAATGTCTTCCATACGCAGCCAGACAGTGAAGAAGCCAGGTCTCAAACAGCTTCAGAGAAAGTTCCCTGCAGGCTGTTAACCCAGAAATCTGTTCCTTTGGGACAAGATAAAGTTGCCCTCCAGAAACTGAATGAAGCAGCCACCAAGCTTCAGGCCTGTTGGCGGGGCTTTTATGCCAGGAACTACAACCCACAAGCTAGAGATGTGCGCTATGAAATCCGTCTTCGCAGGATGCAAGAACACATTGTCTGCCTAACTGGGGAAATAAGGAG attaaaaaaagaaagagatgaagagCGGATTCAAAAATTTGTTCAAGAAGAGGCTGTCAGATTCCTTTGGAACCAG GTAAGGTCTCTACAAGCTTGGCAACAGACTGTGGACCAGCATCTAAGTTCCTGCCATATTGATGTTCCCCCTATATCAAGTACTCTGGTGCCATCTAAACCTCCATTATTCACCCAAAGTCAGCAGCCATCTTCTGATCAAAATTCTGATTGGTTCATTGCTCCTGATGAAGCTCCTCAAGAGAAATCCTTACCAGAATTTCCAGACTCTGGTTTTCATTCCTCCTTAACCGAACAAGTTCACAGTTTACAGGATTCTTTGGATTTTGAAAAAAGTTCCACAGAAGGTAGTGAAAGTTCCACAATGGGGAATTCCATTGACACTGTCAAgtatggcaaagagtcagacgtaggGGATGTTAGTGAAGAACATGGTGAATGGGGTAAGGAAGGCTCAAACAATGAGCAGGATAATAGTCTGCTTGAACAGTATCTAACTTCAGTTCAGCAGCTAGATGATGCTGATGAGAGGAGACACTTTGATGAAGGGATGGGAGATAGTAAGCTTCACCTACCTCGTTCCCCTGAAAGGTTAGACGTCTTATCTGATAGCGCTTCTATAGATGTTGCTCAAGGtgtatctcctgctttgcaatATGAAGTCAGCCAGACACCAGAGAATTGTGAATTAAATGCAGAAGTACAAGGGCAGCAGTCAGAACGTGATTCTACATTTCAGGTATTGCATGTTGGTATTATTGTTTAG
- the CEP97 gene encoding centrosomal protein of 97 kDa isoform X2 yields MSTLSSGYPGSVVNWSGQGLQKLSPNLPCEADIHTLILDKNQIIKLENLEKCKRLVQLSVANNRLVRMMGVAKLTQLRVLNLPHNSIGYVEGLKELVHLEWLNLAGNNLKAMEQINTCTSLQHLDLSDNNIPQIGDLSKLVSLKTLLLHGNIITSLRMAPAYLPRCLAILSLAENEIRDLNEVSFLASLTELEQLSIMNNPCVMATPSIPGFDYRPYIVSWCLSLRVLDGYMISQKESLKAEWLYSQGKGRAYRPGQHIQLVQYLATVCPLTSTLGLQTAEDAKLEKILSKQRFHQRQLMNQSHNEESSPVESRASLVPEHSSPIQDGQVVPESEPVIQVNSWVGISSHDDQSHAVKNNFPTPVHTARYSRNDLHLEDIQTDEDKLNCSLLSSESTFMPVASGLSPVSPTVELRLQGINLSLEDAAAADESVKGPENQDLSNKEEEKALGAANENSVQMTKSEVGTEINEKDGLLPCPEPTVTSAGLKDHTHSLTSFPESVGRNVFHTQPDSEEARSQTASEKVPCRLLTQKSVPLGQDKVALQKLNEAATKLQACWRGFYARNYNPQARDVRYEIRLRRMQEHIVCLTGEIRRLKKERDEERIQKFVQEEAVRFLWNQVRSLQAWQQTVDQHLSSCHIDVPPISSTLVPSKPPLFTQSQQPSSDQNSDWFIAPDEAPQEKSLPEFPDSGFHSSLTEQVHSLQDSLDFEKSSTEGSESSTMGNSIDTVKYGKESDVGDVSEEHGEWGKEGSNNEQDNSLLEQYLTSVQQLDDADERRHFDEGMGDSKLHLPRSPERLDVLSDSASIDVAQGVSPALQYEVSQTPENCELNAEVQGQQSERDSTFQVLHVGIIV; encoded by the exons ATGTCTACGTTGAGTTCTGGGTACCCAG GATCAGTGGTCAATTGGTCAGGGCAAGGGCTACAGAAATTAAGCCCAAACTTACCCTGTGAAGCTGATATTCATACTTTGATTCTGGATAAAAATCAGATTATTAAATTGGAAAATCTTGAGAAATGCAAACGATTAGTACAG TTGTCAGTGGCTAATAATAGGCTGGTGCGGATGATGGGTGTAGCCAAACTGACCCAACTCAGGGTGTTAAATTTGCCTCATAATAGCATTGGCTATGTGGAAGGCCTAAAGGAACTAGTTCATTTGGAATGGCTGAATTTGGCAGGAAATAATCTCAAg GCCATGGAACAAATCAACACCTGCACCTCTCTACAACATCTCGATTTATCAGACAATAACATACCCCAGATAGGTGATCTATCTAAATTGGTATCACTGAAG ACCCTGCTGTTACATGGAAATATCATCACCTCTCTTAGAATGGCACCTGCTTATCTACCCAGATGTCTTGCTATACTTTCTTTGGCAGAAAATGAAATCCGGGACTTAAATGAG GTCTCTTTTCTGGCATCCTTAACTGAACTGGAACAGTTGTCAATCATGAACAATCCATGTGTGATGGCAACACCTTCCATCCCAGGGTTCGACTATCGGCCATACATCGTCAGCTGGTGCCTAAGCCTCCGAGTCCTAGATGGATACATGATTTCTCAGAAGGAAAG TTTAAAAGCTGAATGGCTGTATAGTCAAGGCAAGGGGAGAGCATATCGGCCTGGCCAGCACATCCAGCTTGTCCAGTATCTGGCTACAGTCTGTCCTCTCACTTCTACGCTGGGCCTTCAAACTGCAGAGGATGCCAAGCTAGAGAAGATTCTGAGCAAGCAGAG ATTTCACCAGAGGCAGTTAATGAACCAGAGCCACAATGAAGAGTCGTCTCCTGTTGAATCAAGGGCATCCCTTGTGCCAGAGCATTCCAGCCCCATTCAAGATGGCCAGGTTGTCCCAGAAAGCG aaccCGTCATCCAagtcaattcttgggttgggataAGCAGTCATGATGACCAATCACATGCTGTTAAGAATAACTTTCCAACCCCTGTACACACTGCAAGATATTCTCGAAATGACCTGCATCTGGAAGACATCCAGACCGATGAGGACAAGTTAAATTGCAGTCTCCTCTCTTCAGAGTCTACTTTTATGCCAGTTGCATCAGGACTGTCTCCAGTATCACCTACAGTGGAGCTGAGGCTGCAAGGCATTAACTTAAGCctagaagatgctgctgctgcagatGAATCTGTGAAAGGGCCTGAAAACCAGGACTTATCAaacaaggaagaggaaaaggcttTGGGGGCTGCAAATGAGAATTCTGTTCAGATGACAAAAAGTGAAGTTGGTACAGAGATAAATGAGAAAGATGGACTGTTACCTTGTCCTGAGCCAACAGTCACCAGTGCTGGCTTGAAGGATCACACCCACAGTCTTACGTCTTTTCCTGAGTCAGTTGGACGCAATGTCTTCCATACGCAGCCAGACAGTGAAGAAGCCAGGTCTCAAACAGCTTCAGAGAAAGTTCCCTGCAGGCTGTTAACCCAGAAATCTGTTCCTTTGGGACAAGATAAAGTTGCCCTCCAGAAACTGAATGAAGCAGCCACCAAGCTTCAGGCCTGTTGGCGGGGCTTTTATGCCAGGAACTACAACCCACAAGCTAGAGATGTGCGCTATGAAATCCGTCTTCGCAGGATGCAAGAACACATTGTCTGCCTAACTGGGGAAATAAGGAG attaaaaaaagaaagagatgaagagCGGATTCAAAAATTTGTTCAAGAAGAGGCTGTCAGATTCCTTTGGAACCAG GTAAGGTCTCTACAAGCTTGGCAACAGACTGTGGACCAGCATCTAAGTTCCTGCCATATTGATGTTCCCCCTATATCAAGTACTCTGGTGCCATCTAAACCTCCATTATTCACCCAAAGTCAGCAGCCATCTTCTGATCAAAATTCTGATTGGTTCATTGCTCCTGATGAAGCTCCTCAAGAGAAATCCTTACCAGAATTTCCAGACTCTGGTTTTCATTCCTCCTTAACCGAACAAGTTCACAGTTTACAGGATTCTTTGGATTTTGAAAAAAGTTCCACAGAAGGTAGTGAAAGTTCCACAATGGGGAATTCCATTGACACTGTCAAgtatggcaaagagtcagacgtaggGGATGTTAGTGAAGAACATGGTGAATGGGGTAAGGAAGGCTCAAACAATGAGCAGGATAATAGTCTGCTTGAACAGTATCTAACTTCAGTTCAGCAGCTAGATGATGCTGATGAGAGGAGACACTTTGATGAAGGGATGGGAGATAGTAAGCTTCACCTACCTCGTTCCCCTGAAAGGTTAGACGTCTTATCTGATAGCGCTTCTATAGATGTTGCTCAAGGtgtatctcctgctttgcaatATGAAGTCAGCCAGACACCAGAGAATTGTGAATTAAATGCAGAAGTACAAGGGCAGCAGTCAGAACGTGATTCTACATTTCAGGTATTGCATGTTGGTATTATTGTTTAG
- the RPL24 gene encoding large ribosomal subunit protein eL24: MKVELCSFSGYKIYPGHGRRYARTDGKVFQFLNAKCESAFLSKRNPRQINWTVLYRRKHKKGQSEEIQKKRTRRAVKFQRAITGASLADIMAKRNQKPEVRKAQREQAIRAAKEAKKAKQASKKTAMAAAKAPTKAAPKQKIVKPVKVSAPRVGGKR; the protein is encoded by the exons ATGAA GGTCGAGCTGTGCAGTTTCAGCGGGTACAAGATCTACCCAGGACATGGGAGGCGCTACGCCCGGACCGACGGGAAG GTTTTCCAGTTTCTTAACGCAAAATGTGAGTCGGCATTCCTTTCCAAGAGGAATCCTCGTCAGATCAACTGGACTGTCCTCtacagaagaaaacacaaaaagggaCAGTCG gaagaaattcaaaagaaaagaacTCGCCGTGCAGTCAAATTCCAAAGGGCCATAACTGGTGCTTCTCTTGCTGATATAATGGCCAAGAGGAATCAGAAACCTGAAGTTAGGAAGGCTCAACGAGAACAAGCTATCAG GGCTGCCAAGGAAGCAAAAAAGGCTAAGCAAGCATCTAAAAAGACAGCAATGGCTGCTGCAAAG GCTCCCACAAAGGCAGCACCTAAGCAAAAGATTGTGAAGCCTGTGAAGGTTTCTGCTCCTCGAGTTGGTGGAAAACGCTAA
- the CEP97 gene encoding centrosomal protein of 97 kDa isoform X3 has translation MEQINTCTSLQHLDLSDNNIPQIGDLSKLVSLKTLLLHGNIITSLRMAPAYLPRCLAILSLAENEIRDLNEVSFLASLTELEQLSIMNNPCVMATPSIPGFDYRPYIVSWCLSLRVLDGYMISQKESLKAEWLYSQGKGRAYRPGQHIQLVQYLATVCPLTSTLGLQTAEDAKLEKILSKQRFHQRQLMNQSHNEESSPVESRASLVPEHSSPIQDGQVVPESEPVIQVNSWVGISSHDDQSHAVKNNFPTPVHTARYSRNDLHLEDIQTDEDKLNCSLLSSESTFMPVASGLSPVSPTVELRLQGINLSLEDAAAADESVKGPENQDLSNKEEEKALGAANENSVQMTKSEVGTEINEKDGLLPCPEPTVTSAGLKDHTHSLTSFPESVGRNVFHTQPDSEEARSQTASEKVPCRLLTQKSVPLGQDKVALQKLNEAATKLQACWRGFYARNYNPQARDVRYEIRLRRMQEHIVCLTGEIRRLKKERDEERIQKFVQEEAVRFLWNQVRSLQAWQQTVDQHLSSCHIDVPPISSTLVPSKPPLFTQSQQPSSDQNSDWFIAPDEAPQEKSLPEFPDSGFHSSLTEQVHSLQDSLDFEKSSTEGSESSTMGNSIDTVKYGKESDVGDVSEEHGEWGKEGSNNEQDNSLLEQYLTSVQQLDDADERRHFDEGMGDSKLHLPRSPERLDVLSDSASIDVAQGVSPALQYEVSQTPENCELNAEVQGQQSERDSTFQVLHVGIIV, from the exons ATGGAACAAATCAACACCTGCACCTCTCTACAACATCTCGATTTATCAGACAATAACATACCCCAGATAGGTGATCTATCTAAATTGGTATCACTGAAG ACCCTGCTGTTACATGGAAATATCATCACCTCTCTTAGAATGGCACCTGCTTATCTACCCAGATGTCTTGCTATACTTTCTTTGGCAGAAAATGAAATCCGGGACTTAAATGAG GTCTCTTTTCTGGCATCCTTAACTGAACTGGAACAGTTGTCAATCATGAACAATCCATGTGTGATGGCAACACCTTCCATCCCAGGGTTCGACTATCGGCCATACATCGTCAGCTGGTGCCTAAGCCTCCGAGTCCTAGATGGATACATGATTTCTCAGAAGGAAAG TTTAAAAGCTGAATGGCTGTATAGTCAAGGCAAGGGGAGAGCATATCGGCCTGGCCAGCACATCCAGCTTGTCCAGTATCTGGCTACAGTCTGTCCTCTCACTTCTACGCTGGGCCTTCAAACTGCAGAGGATGCCAAGCTAGAGAAGATTCTGAGCAAGCAGAG ATTTCACCAGAGGCAGTTAATGAACCAGAGCCACAATGAAGAGTCGTCTCCTGTTGAATCAAGGGCATCCCTTGTGCCAGAGCATTCCAGCCCCATTCAAGATGGCCAGGTTGTCCCAGAAAGCG aaccCGTCATCCAagtcaattcttgggttgggataAGCAGTCATGATGACCAATCACATGCTGTTAAGAATAACTTTCCAACCCCTGTACACACTGCAAGATATTCTCGAAATGACCTGCATCTGGAAGACATCCAGACCGATGAGGACAAGTTAAATTGCAGTCTCCTCTCTTCAGAGTCTACTTTTATGCCAGTTGCATCAGGACTGTCTCCAGTATCACCTACAGTGGAGCTGAGGCTGCAAGGCATTAACTTAAGCctagaagatgctgctgctgcagatGAATCTGTGAAAGGGCCTGAAAACCAGGACTTATCAaacaaggaagaggaaaaggcttTGGGGGCTGCAAATGAGAATTCTGTTCAGATGACAAAAAGTGAAGTTGGTACAGAGATAAATGAGAAAGATGGACTGTTACCTTGTCCTGAGCCAACAGTCACCAGTGCTGGCTTGAAGGATCACACCCACAGTCTTACGTCTTTTCCTGAGTCAGTTGGACGCAATGTCTTCCATACGCAGCCAGACAGTGAAGAAGCCAGGTCTCAAACAGCTTCAGAGAAAGTTCCCTGCAGGCTGTTAACCCAGAAATCTGTTCCTTTGGGACAAGATAAAGTTGCCCTCCAGAAACTGAATGAAGCAGCCACCAAGCTTCAGGCCTGTTGGCGGGGCTTTTATGCCAGGAACTACAACCCACAAGCTAGAGATGTGCGCTATGAAATCCGTCTTCGCAGGATGCAAGAACACATTGTCTGCCTAACTGGGGAAATAAGGAG attaaaaaaagaaagagatgaagagCGGATTCAAAAATTTGTTCAAGAAGAGGCTGTCAGATTCCTTTGGAACCAG GTAAGGTCTCTACAAGCTTGGCAACAGACTGTGGACCAGCATCTAAGTTCCTGCCATATTGATGTTCCCCCTATATCAAGTACTCTGGTGCCATCTAAACCTCCATTATTCACCCAAAGTCAGCAGCCATCTTCTGATCAAAATTCTGATTGGTTCATTGCTCCTGATGAAGCTCCTCAAGAGAAATCCTTACCAGAATTTCCAGACTCTGGTTTTCATTCCTCCTTAACCGAACAAGTTCACAGTTTACAGGATTCTTTGGATTTTGAAAAAAGTTCCACAGAAGGTAGTGAAAGTTCCACAATGGGGAATTCCATTGACACTGTCAAgtatggcaaagagtcagacgtaggGGATGTTAGTGAAGAACATGGTGAATGGGGTAAGGAAGGCTCAAACAATGAGCAGGATAATAGTCTGCTTGAACAGTATCTAACTTCAGTTCAGCAGCTAGATGATGCTGATGAGAGGAGACACTTTGATGAAGGGATGGGAGATAGTAAGCTTCACCTACCTCGTTCCCCTGAAAGGTTAGACGTCTTATCTGATAGCGCTTCTATAGATGTTGCTCAAGGtgtatctcctgctttgcaatATGAAGTCAGCCAGACACCAGAGAATTGTGAATTAAATGCAGAAGTACAAGGGCAGCAGTCAGAACGTGATTCTACATTTCAGGTATTGCATGTTGGTATTATTGTTTAG